One part of the Anaeromyxobacter sp. Fw109-5 genome encodes these proteins:
- a CDS encoding methyltransferase domain-containing protein → MAHRVCPWWLGYLLVSPLRRLVQNPTTLLGPHVAEGMTVLEPGPGMGFFTLDLARLVGPGGRVVAVELQPRMAEALRRRARRAGVAERIEVRLAERESLGATDLAGKVDVVVAFAVVHELPSPARFFAEAAAALKPGGRLLLAEPSGHVSGSDFEGELEVAAGAGLVLAARPEVWRSRSAVLVRR, encoded by the coding sequence ATGGCCCATCGCGTCTGCCCCTGGTGGCTCGGTTATCTGCTGGTGAGCCCGCTGCGGCGGCTCGTCCAGAACCCGACGACGCTGCTCGGGCCTCACGTGGCCGAGGGCATGACCGTGCTCGAGCCCGGCCCGGGCATGGGCTTCTTCACGCTGGACCTCGCGCGGCTCGTCGGCCCTGGCGGCCGGGTCGTCGCCGTCGAGCTCCAGCCCAGGATGGCGGAGGCGCTCCGCCGCCGCGCGCGCCGGGCCGGGGTCGCCGAGCGCATCGAGGTGCGGCTCGCCGAGCGGGAGTCGCTCGGCGCGACGGATCTCGCCGGCAAGGTCGACGTGGTCGTCGCCTTCGCGGTGGTGCACGAGCTGCCGAGCCCGGCGCGCTTCTTCGCGGAGGCCGCCGCCGCGCTGAAGCCTGGAGGCAGGCTCCTCCTCGCCGAGCCCAGCGGCCACGTCTCCGGGAGCGACTTCGAGGGCGAGCTCGAGGTGGCGGCCGGCGCCGGGCTCGTCCTGGCCGCCCGGCCGGAGGTGTGGCGCAGCCGCTCGGCGGTGCTGGTGAGGCGCTGA
- a CDS encoding FeoA family protein, producing MMPLGLLGEGEAGEIVGVAAAAPGSCASRAEDMGLRVGKRVQMLSNGAGPVLVKVDESRIAIDRGVAMKIKVTRS from the coding sequence ATGATGCCGCTCGGACTGCTGGGCGAGGGAGAGGCCGGAGAGATCGTGGGGGTGGCCGCGGCCGCCCCGGGGAGCTGCGCGTCGCGGGCGGAGGACATGGGCCTCCGCGTCGGCAAGCGCGTGCAGATGCTGTCCAACGGCGCCGGCCCGGTGCTGGTGAAGGTCGACGAGTCGCGCATCGCGATCGATCGCGGCGTCGCCATGAAGATCAAGGTCACGAGGTCATGA
- a CDS encoding FeoA family protein, with translation MSTNLAKLAPGETGRITAIGAIGPMKRRLMDMGLLPGAEVRVEKVAPLGDPIEVRIRSYHLSLRKNEAEGIAVEVTP, from the coding sequence ATGAGCACGAACCTGGCGAAGCTCGCCCCCGGCGAGACGGGGCGCATCACGGCGATCGGGGCCATCGGGCCCATGAAGCGGCGGCTCATGGACATGGGCCTGCTGCCCGGCGCGGAGGTGCGGGTGGAGAAGGTGGCGCCGCTCGGCGATCCCATCGAGGTGCGGATCCGCAGCTATCACCTCTCGCTTCGCAAGAACGAGGCGGAGGGGATCGCGGTGGAGGTGACGCCGTGA
- the feoB gene encoding ferrous iron transport protein B, whose amino-acid sequence MTAAPKLTAAPSAPPDAARPLTVAVAGNPNSGKSTLINAIAGSRLHVGNWPGVTVEKKEASLEHGGRRIRLVDLPGTYSLSPYSQEEIVARDYLAHERPDVIVNVVDATNLERNLYLTVQLLELGIPVVMALNIYDEAEAKGYRIDVRGLEARLGLRVVPTSATKKTGLAELLGTVVSTADRRQVRTLVPLSYGPDLDGAAAAVARALAERHPALAERFPARWLALKLIEGDARVLEETGLDRPALVTAPLEHLVTAHGDDVEAILAEARYGLAAGLTREVLEKPRLQRTELTERIDRIVLNRFLGIPIFLAAMWLVFKLTFDLSAPFGDWIDAMANGPFKRWAAALLGTVGAPDWTVSLVNDGIIAGVGFVLVFVPVIFAMMFFITFLEGSGYMARAAFVMDKAMHAMGLHGKSFIPMVLGFGCNVPGVYATRTLESGRDRILTALLIPLMSCGARLPVYVLFVGVFFPDRPGTVIWSLYVIGIVLAIAMGVVFKRTLFRGEAPAFIMELPPYRMPSMRSVCLHTWEKGKHFLYKAGTYILAVSVIVWFMLNLPWGVADKKDSYLGKAGQVMAPALAPLGFGTWEAASSLITGVIAKEIVVGTMAEIYAPEPAAAEEAQPTLGEDVREIGVSFFEAARQSLGNVVSTLGVTAISIEDADEAPSPLKAAVRTGFTPLTALGFMVFVLLYMPCVVVAIAMRQEFGGWKWFGVAFAYQTALAWGMALLIYQGGRLLGLGA is encoded by the coding sequence GTGACCGCCGCGCCCAAGCTCACCGCGGCGCCCTCGGCGCCCCCCGACGCGGCGCGGCCCCTCACCGTGGCGGTGGCGGGCAACCCGAACTCCGGCAAGTCCACGCTCATCAACGCCATCGCCGGCAGCCGCCTGCACGTCGGCAACTGGCCGGGGGTGACCGTCGAGAAGAAGGAGGCCTCGCTGGAGCACGGCGGGCGCCGCATCCGGCTCGTCGACCTGCCCGGCACCTACTCCCTCTCCCCCTACTCGCAGGAGGAGATCGTCGCGCGCGACTACCTCGCGCACGAGCGCCCCGACGTGATCGTCAACGTGGTGGACGCCACCAACCTGGAGCGGAACCTGTACCTCACGGTGCAGCTCCTGGAGCTCGGCATCCCGGTGGTGATGGCGCTCAACATCTACGACGAGGCGGAGGCGAAGGGCTACCGCATCGACGTGCGCGGGCTGGAGGCGCGCCTCGGCCTGCGCGTCGTCCCGACCTCGGCGACGAAGAAGACGGGGCTCGCGGAGCTGCTCGGGACGGTGGTGTCCACCGCGGATCGCCGCCAGGTGCGCACCCTCGTCCCCCTCTCGTACGGCCCCGACCTCGACGGCGCCGCCGCCGCGGTCGCCCGCGCGCTCGCGGAGCGCCACCCGGCGCTCGCGGAGCGCTTCCCGGCGCGCTGGCTCGCGCTGAAGCTCATCGAGGGCGACGCGCGGGTGCTGGAGGAGACGGGCCTCGACCGGCCCGCGCTCGTGACGGCGCCGCTCGAGCACCTCGTCACCGCGCACGGCGACGACGTCGAGGCGATCCTCGCCGAGGCGCGCTACGGGCTCGCCGCCGGGCTCACCCGCGAGGTGCTGGAGAAGCCGCGGCTGCAGCGCACCGAGCTCACCGAGCGGATCGACAGGATCGTCCTGAACCGCTTCCTCGGCATCCCCATCTTCCTCGCCGCGATGTGGCTCGTCTTCAAGCTCACCTTCGATCTCTCCGCGCCCTTCGGCGACTGGATCGACGCGATGGCGAACGGCCCGTTCAAGCGCTGGGCGGCCGCGCTCCTCGGCACGGTGGGCGCGCCCGACTGGACGGTGTCGCTCGTCAACGACGGCATCATCGCCGGGGTCGGCTTCGTCCTCGTCTTCGTCCCCGTCATCTTCGCGATGATGTTCTTCATCACCTTCCTGGAGGGGTCGGGCTACATGGCCCGCGCCGCCTTCGTGATGGACAAGGCGATGCACGCCATGGGGCTGCACGGCAAGTCGTTCATCCCCATGGTGCTCGGCTTCGGCTGCAACGTCCCGGGCGTCTACGCCACCCGCACCCTGGAGAGCGGGCGCGACCGGATCCTCACGGCGCTCCTCATCCCGCTCATGTCCTGCGGCGCGCGCCTCCCGGTGTACGTGCTCTTCGTCGGCGTGTTCTTCCCGGATCGGCCGGGCACGGTGATCTGGTCGCTCTACGTCATCGGCATCGTGCTCGCCATCGCCATGGGCGTGGTCTTCAAGAGGACGCTGTTCCGCGGCGAGGCGCCCGCCTTCATCATGGAGCTGCCGCCCTACCGCATGCCGTCGATGCGCAGCGTGTGCCTGCACACCTGGGAGAAGGGGAAGCACTTCCTCTACAAGGCCGGCACCTACATCCTCGCGGTCTCGGTCATCGTCTGGTTCATGCTGAACCTGCCCTGGGGCGTGGCGGACAAGAAGGACTCGTACCTCGGCAAGGCCGGCCAGGTGATGGCGCCCGCGCTCGCGCCGCTCGGGTTCGGGACCTGGGAGGCGGCCTCCTCCCTCATCACCGGCGTCATCGCGAAGGAGATCGTCGTGGGGACCATGGCCGAGATCTACGCGCCGGAGCCCGCCGCCGCGGAGGAGGCGCAGCCCACGCTCGGCGAGGACGTGCGCGAGATCGGCGTCTCGTTCTTCGAGGCGGCGCGCCAGTCGCTCGGCAACGTGGTGTCGACGCTCGGCGTGACGGCGATCTCGATCGAGGACGCCGACGAGGCGCCCTCCCCGCTCAAGGCCGCGGTCCGCACCGGGTTCACGCCGCTCACCGCCCTCGGCTTCATGGTGTTCGTGCTGCTCTACATGCCGTGCGTGGTGGTCGCCATCGCCATGCGGCAGGAGTTCGGCGGCTGGAAGTGGTTCGGGGTGGCGTTCGCCTACCAGACCGCGCTCGCCTGGGGCATGGCGCTGCTCATCTACCAGGGCGGCCGGCTGCTCGGCCTGGGGGCCTGA
- the nrfD gene encoding NrfD/PsrC family molybdoenzyme membrane anchor subunit: MTELDLARHSRLIDPQLHVWGWEIPVYLFLGGMAAGLMIVTSLLALRREERSGAARWLAFAAPVLVSIGMGALFLDLAHKAHVWRFYLAFRWTSPMSWGAWILVLVYPVSLLVALAGLGEAQAERVVALAGRVRLGGLVRAAGAVGRRHAPALLQANLWMGVALGVYTGILLSTLGARALWSSSLLGPLFLVSGLSTGAAFLLLFGLDAEERELVTRWDRAAIAVEAALLVLFLVGLSTSGATGQAAAGLVLGGAFTAEFWSLVVIAGLAVPLLLETLEARLHLGATRVAPALVLAGGLALRWILVAAGQA, from the coding sequence ATGACCGAGCTCGATCTCGCGCGGCACAGCCGGCTCATCGATCCGCAGCTTCACGTCTGGGGCTGGGAGATCCCCGTCTACCTGTTCCTCGGCGGCATGGCCGCGGGGCTCATGATCGTCACCTCGCTCCTCGCGCTCAGGCGGGAGGAGCGCTCCGGCGCCGCGCGCTGGCTCGCCTTCGCCGCGCCGGTGCTCGTGTCGATCGGGATGGGGGCGCTCTTCCTCGACCTCGCCCACAAGGCGCACGTGTGGCGCTTCTACCTCGCGTTCCGCTGGACCTCGCCCATGTCGTGGGGCGCCTGGATCCTCGTGCTCGTCTACCCGGTGAGCCTGCTCGTCGCGCTCGCCGGGCTCGGCGAGGCGCAGGCGGAGCGCGTCGTGGCGCTCGCCGGCCGGGTTCGCCTCGGCGGCCTGGTCCGCGCCGCGGGCGCCGTCGGGCGGCGCCACGCCCCGGCGCTGCTCCAGGCCAACCTGTGGATGGGCGTCGCGCTCGGCGTGTACACCGGCATCCTGCTCTCCACCCTCGGTGCGCGCGCCCTCTGGAGCTCCTCGCTCCTCGGGCCGCTGTTCCTCGTGTCCGGCCTCTCCACCGGCGCGGCCTTCCTGCTCCTCTTCGGCCTCGACGCCGAGGAGCGCGAGCTCGTGACCCGCTGGGATCGGGCGGCCATCGCGGTCGAGGCGGCGCTGCTCGTCCTCTTCCTCGTCGGGCTCTCGACGAGCGGTGCGACCGGGCAGGCCGCCGCCGGGCTCGTGCTCGGCGGGGCCTTCACGGCCGAGTTCTGGAGCCTCGTCGTCATCGCCGGGCTCGCCGTGCCGCTCCTGCTCGAGACGCTCGAGGCGCGGCTGCACCTCGGCGCCACCCGGGTCGCGCCCGCGCTGGTGCTCGCGGGCGGGCTGGCGCTGCGCTGGATCCTGGTCGCCGCTGGCCAGGCCTGA
- a CDS encoding YeeE/YedE thiosulfate transporter family protein, whose protein sequence is MTFPVLPAHELGLVLAVLIGFGFGFVLERAGFGRANKLAAQFYGHDMTVFKVMFSAIVTAMLGVVLASALGLADFRALADHATSGTFLVPMIAGGFLLGAGFIVSGYCPGTSFVAMASGKVDGLMTVLGVIVGQVIWAELEWRPGFAAFHNAGALGNFYLWELFHLPASSGPYVVALGVTAMAVGCFVGAEKLERVLSGRTDPHAVPTPAGRAGRFVFAGLAAAAAVGLVGLATPTGAREVGREATAVAPLALARRVFDEPWKLRILDLRSLEACSAKRIPGAECVPAEKLGELGLAEAPAARDLVLVADAPLAATPPAAAAYAGRVYVLEGGWAAWQQLALVPTAPPAPGAPAAELEAYRLRAGIHAAMTGMKSAPPPPTPTVAAPGGRKAGGGGCSG, encoded by the coding sequence ATGACCTTCCCCGTCCTCCCGGCGCACGAGCTCGGGCTCGTGCTCGCCGTCCTCATCGGCTTCGGGTTCGGGTTCGTGCTCGAGCGCGCCGGCTTCGGGCGGGCCAACAAGCTCGCCGCCCAGTTCTACGGGCACGACATGACCGTCTTCAAGGTCATGTTCAGCGCGATCGTGACGGCGATGCTCGGGGTCGTGCTCGCCTCCGCGCTCGGGCTCGCCGACTTCCGCGCGCTCGCCGATCACGCGACGAGCGGCACCTTCCTCGTGCCGATGATCGCGGGCGGCTTCCTGCTCGGCGCCGGCTTCATCGTCTCGGGCTACTGCCCCGGCACGTCGTTCGTGGCGATGGCCTCCGGCAAGGTGGACGGGCTCATGACCGTGCTCGGCGTCATCGTCGGGCAGGTGATCTGGGCCGAGCTGGAGTGGCGGCCCGGCTTCGCGGCCTTCCACAACGCCGGCGCCCTCGGCAACTTCTACCTCTGGGAGCTGTTCCACCTGCCGGCGAGCTCCGGCCCGTACGTGGTCGCGCTCGGCGTCACCGCCATGGCCGTCGGCTGCTTCGTGGGCGCGGAGAAGCTCGAGCGCGTCCTGTCCGGCCGCACCGATCCGCACGCGGTGCCGACGCCGGCCGGGCGGGCCGGCCGCTTCGTCTTCGCGGGCCTCGCCGCCGCGGCGGCCGTGGGCCTCGTCGGCCTCGCGACGCCCACGGGGGCGCGAGAGGTGGGCCGCGAGGCGACGGCCGTCGCGCCGCTCGCCCTCGCGCGCCGCGTGTTCGACGAGCCGTGGAAGCTCCGCATCCTCGATCTGCGCTCGCTCGAGGCCTGCTCGGCGAAGCGGATCCCCGGCGCCGAGTGCGTGCCCGCCGAGAAGCTCGGCGAGCTCGGCCTCGCCGAGGCCCCGGCCGCGCGCGATCTCGTGCTCGTCGCCGACGCCCCCCTCGCCGCGACGCCGCCGGCCGCGGCGGCGTACGCCGGCCGCGTGTACGTGCTCGAGGGCGGGTGGGCGGCGTGGCAGCAGCTCGCGCTCGTTCCCACGGCCCCGCCCGCCCCCGGGGCGCCGGCGGCGGAGCTCGAGGCGTACCGCCTCCGCGCCGGGATCCACGCGGCGATGACCGGCATGAAGTCCGCGCCTCCGCCCCCCACGCCCACCGTCGCCGCGCCGGGCGGGCGCAAGGCCGGCGGCGGCGGCTGCAGCGGGTAG
- a CDS encoding YeeE/YedE thiosulfate transporter family protein, with protein sequence MERNPDKFWNPYLAGVALGLVLFTSFLVMGSGLGASGASLRAGIAAIGLFAPDHVASTPPLARAAASGHVTWLVFEILGALLGGVVAAYTSGRLGAEVLRGPRIGKGARLALALAGGVLMGAAAKMTRGCTSGQALSGGALLSVGAWAFMFSVFGGGYALAWFLRRQWR encoded by the coding sequence ATGGAACGGAACCCCGACAAGTTCTGGAACCCGTACCTCGCCGGCGTCGCGCTCGGGCTCGTGCTCTTCACCTCGTTCCTGGTGATGGGCAGCGGGCTCGGCGCCTCGGGCGCGTCGCTCCGCGCCGGCATCGCGGCGATCGGCCTCTTCGCGCCGGACCACGTCGCGAGCACGCCGCCGCTCGCGCGCGCCGCGGCGAGCGGCCACGTCACCTGGCTCGTCTTCGAGATCCTCGGCGCGCTGCTCGGCGGGGTGGTCGCCGCGTACACCTCCGGCCGGCTCGGCGCCGAGGTGCTGCGCGGCCCGCGCATCGGCAAGGGGGCGCGCCTCGCGCTCGCCCTCGCGGGCGGGGTGCTCATGGGCGCCGCGGCCAAGATGACGCGCGGCTGCACCTCGGGCCAGGCGCTCTCGGGCGGCGCGCTCCTCTCGGTGGGCGCCTGGGCCTTCATGTTCTCGGTGTTCGGCGGCGGCTACGCGCTCGCCTGGTTCCTGAGGAGGCAGTGGCGATGA
- a CDS encoding 4Fe-4S dicluster domain-containing protein, whose protein sequence is MRKRYAMAVDTARCVGCNACVIACKTENALPSGGFRDWIAQETRGTFPALTLEIRSERCNQCSHPSCVSACPTGASHVADGGVVGVARAKCTGCKACIASCPYGARYVHPEGHVDKCTFCLHRVREGKPPACVETCPTRALTFGDLSDPASRVAQLTRSRRVKVLQPGSGNEPNVFFLV, encoded by the coding sequence ATGAGGAAGCGCTACGCCATGGCGGTCGACACCGCGCGCTGCGTCGGCTGCAACGCCTGCGTCATCGCCTGCAAGACGGAGAACGCGCTGCCGAGCGGAGGGTTCCGCGACTGGATCGCGCAGGAGACGCGCGGCACGTTCCCCGCGCTCACGCTGGAGATCCGCTCGGAGCGCTGCAACCAGTGCAGCCACCCCTCCTGCGTCAGCGCCTGCCCGACCGGCGCGAGCCACGTCGCCGACGGCGGGGTGGTGGGGGTGGCGCGGGCGAAGTGCACCGGCTGCAAGGCGTGCATCGCCTCCTGCCCGTACGGCGCGCGCTACGTCCACCCCGAGGGCCACGTGGACAAGTGCACCTTCTGCCTGCACCGCGTCCGCGAGGGGAAGCCGCCCGCGTGCGTCGAGACCTGCCCCACGCGCGCGCTCACCTTCGGCGACCTCTCCGATCCCGCGAGCCGCGTGGCGCAGCTCACGCGCTCCCGGCGCGTGAAGGTGCTCCAGCCCGGGTCGGGCAACGAGCCGAACGTCTTCTTCCTCGTGTAG
- a CDS encoding molybdopterin-dependent oxidoreductase yields MTLTRRKFIQIGGAAAGGAALASGLTTRWWGLDADRVEDPGTEGDRVVASYCELCFWGCGVQAHVKDGRVTKVVGNPDHPLSRGMLCPRGAGATGLLYDPDRLRRPLVRTQKRGEDVFEEVSWDAALNRVGEGLLEVKRRHGPEAVALFTHGSGGSWFKQFMKAWGSPNVGAPSYAQCRGPREAGYLLTFGTPLGSPEPIDLANARVITLIGSHLGENMHNTQVQELAEAIGRGAQLVVVDPRFSVAASKARYWLPIKPGTDIALLLAWMNVMLEEKTYDAEYLAKHAVGLEELRAHVADKTPEWAYPITGIRPELIRDSARLIASARPASLVHPGRHTTWYGDDTQRARAMAILAALLGSWGRRGGYVSHAKLSLPPYPTAAEPPHGGKGAADRPKKGGFPVATEVIASGLCDASVSGQALYDLKAWIVYGCNLLQALPDRRQTVKALEGLDFVVSIDVLPAEICGWSDVVLPEATYLERDDDVAAPAYKRPFLALRQEAVPPLHDSKPGWWIAKELAGRVGLAEHFPWKDAREYVDARLRAGGHDVARARETGVILGREVATCEEEGLAVTVDTDSGKIHLRSEELAKLGFDPLPQYYPHEEPPPGQFRLLMGRAPTHTFGRTVNNRLLAEPYPENEVWVNADAARALPGLDGPLEDGARVFLVNQDGARAGPVRAKVTQRIRGDCVYLVHGWGQTARRLRYAYGRGASDTELVTRYAVDPIMGGTGMSVNFVRIERAERAA; encoded by the coding sequence ATGACCCTCACCCGCAGGAAGTTCATCCAGATCGGCGGCGCCGCCGCGGGCGGAGCGGCGCTCGCCTCCGGGCTCACCACGCGCTGGTGGGGCCTCGACGCCGACCGCGTCGAGGATCCCGGCACGGAGGGCGACCGCGTCGTCGCCTCGTACTGCGAGCTCTGCTTCTGGGGCTGCGGGGTGCAGGCCCACGTGAAGGACGGGCGGGTCACCAAGGTGGTCGGCAACCCCGACCACCCCCTCTCGCGCGGCATGCTCTGCCCGCGCGGCGCCGGCGCGACCGGCCTCCTCTACGATCCCGATCGCCTGAGGAGGCCGCTCGTCCGCACGCAGAAGCGCGGCGAGGACGTGTTCGAGGAGGTGAGCTGGGACGCGGCGCTGAACCGCGTCGGCGAGGGGCTCCTCGAGGTGAAGCGCCGTCACGGCCCGGAGGCGGTGGCGCTCTTCACGCACGGGTCGGGAGGCAGCTGGTTCAAGCAGTTCATGAAGGCGTGGGGCTCGCCCAACGTCGGCGCGCCCTCGTACGCGCAGTGCCGCGGGCCGCGCGAGGCGGGGTACCTCCTCACCTTCGGCACGCCGCTCGGCTCGCCCGAGCCCATCGACCTCGCCAACGCCCGGGTGATCACGCTCATCGGCAGCCACCTGGGCGAGAACATGCACAACACCCAGGTGCAGGAGCTGGCCGAGGCCATCGGGCGCGGCGCCCAGCTCGTGGTGGTCGATCCGCGCTTCTCGGTGGCGGCGAGCAAGGCGCGCTACTGGCTGCCCATCAAGCCGGGCACGGACATCGCGCTGCTCCTCGCCTGGATGAACGTGATGCTGGAGGAGAAGACGTACGACGCCGAGTACCTGGCGAAGCACGCCGTCGGGCTCGAGGAGCTCCGCGCGCACGTCGCCGACAAGACGCCGGAGTGGGCGTACCCCATCACCGGCATCCGCCCGGAGCTCATCCGCGACAGCGCGCGGCTCATCGCCTCGGCGCGCCCGGCGTCGCTCGTCCACCCGGGCCGCCACACCACGTGGTACGGCGACGACACGCAGCGCGCGCGGGCCATGGCGATCCTGGCGGCCCTGCTCGGCAGCTGGGGCCGGCGCGGCGGCTACGTGAGCCACGCGAAGCTGTCGCTCCCGCCGTACCCGACCGCGGCGGAGCCCCCGCACGGCGGGAAGGGGGCCGCCGACCGGCCGAAGAAGGGCGGCTTCCCCGTCGCGACCGAGGTCATCGCCTCGGGGCTCTGCGACGCGAGCGTGTCGGGCCAGGCGCTCTACGACCTCAAGGCGTGGATCGTCTACGGCTGCAACCTGCTCCAGGCGCTGCCGGACCGGCGCCAGACGGTGAAGGCGCTCGAGGGGCTGGACTTCGTCGTCTCCATCGACGTGCTGCCCGCGGAGATCTGCGGCTGGAGCGACGTGGTGCTCCCCGAGGCGACCTACCTGGAGCGCGACGACGACGTCGCCGCGCCCGCCTACAAGCGGCCGTTCCTGGCGCTGCGCCAGGAGGCGGTGCCGCCGCTCCACGACTCGAAGCCCGGGTGGTGGATCGCGAAGGAGCTCGCCGGCCGCGTCGGGCTCGCCGAGCACTTCCCGTGGAAGGACGCGCGCGAGTACGTGGACGCGCGCCTGCGGGCGGGCGGCCACGACGTCGCGCGCGCCCGGGAGACCGGCGTCATCCTCGGCCGGGAGGTCGCCACCTGCGAGGAGGAGGGGCTGGCGGTCACGGTGGACACCGACTCGGGGAAGATCCACCTCCGCAGCGAGGAGCTCGCGAAGCTGGGCTTCGACCCGCTCCCGCAGTACTACCCGCACGAGGAGCCGCCGCCCGGCCAGTTCCGGCTGCTCATGGGACGCGCCCCCACGCACACCTTCGGCCGCACGGTGAACAACCGGCTCCTCGCCGAGCCGTACCCGGAGAACGAGGTGTGGGTGAACGCGGACGCGGCGCGGGCGCTGCCCGGGCTCGACGGACCGCTCGAGGACGGCGCGCGCGTGTTCCTGGTGAACCAGGACGGCGCGCGCGCGGGGCCGGTGCGGGCGAAGGTGACCCAGCGGATCCGCGGGGACTGCGTGTACCTCGTCCACGGCTGGGGGCAGACGGCGCGCCGGCTCCGCTACGCGTACGGCCGCGGCGCCTCCGACACCGAGCTCGTCACCCGCTACGCGGTGGATCCGATCATGGGCGGCACGGGCATGAGCGTGAACTTCGTGCGCATCGAGCGCGCCGAGAGGGCGGCATGA
- a CDS encoding OmpP1/FadL family transporter yields the protein MTTNRIASLLAALSLLAPAAAHATNGMRMIGFSPVQDAMGGVGVGATLDAASLLTNPAGMADLGRRLELGGSYFKPSVSYSASGSGPMPQMFVANDGASLDSDRGASPIPLLAYVQPVTDRLTTGIGVFGVAGMGVDYGMNLYNGPTLTSYMQGRFTPAAAYRVSDRLSLGVTANLMVAQMEYDVASGAGQAAHDTATSFGAGATFGVKYSPVKRVSFGAAYETRSWFQDFSFTVPERPNPMTGGTNPAGTDELAFDQPQSATLGVAVTPVDALLLAVDVQWIDWSSTMGDGLPQYSSDPMATGAMPFDMGWSDQWVVKVGTQVMATPKLALRAGYNYGKMPLDPDRAFENMAFPAVSEHHVTAGAGYVFSDRLSANVAGVYALNASIEGANPAEQGISSYSTEMSQLAVDVALCYRF from the coding sequence ATGACGACGAACAGGATCGCCTCGCTCCTCGCCGCGCTGTCGCTCCTCGCGCCGGCGGCGGCGCACGCCACGAACGGCATGCGGATGATCGGCTTCAGCCCGGTGCAGGACGCCATGGGCGGCGTGGGCGTCGGCGCGACGCTCGACGCGGCCTCGCTGCTCACGAACCCCGCCGGCATGGCCGACCTGGGCCGCCGCCTCGAGCTCGGCGGCTCCTACTTCAAGCCGTCGGTGAGCTACAGCGCCAGCGGGAGCGGGCCCATGCCCCAGATGTTCGTCGCGAACGACGGCGCGTCGCTGGACTCGGACCGCGGCGCCTCGCCGATCCCGCTCCTCGCCTACGTCCAGCCGGTGACGGACCGGCTCACCACCGGCATCGGCGTGTTCGGCGTCGCCGGCATGGGCGTCGACTACGGGATGAACCTCTACAACGGGCCGACGCTGACGTCGTACATGCAGGGCCGCTTCACGCCCGCCGCGGCGTATCGCGTGAGCGACCGGCTCAGCCTCGGCGTGACCGCGAACCTCATGGTCGCGCAGATGGAGTACGACGTGGCCTCCGGCGCCGGCCAGGCCGCGCATGACACCGCCACCTCGTTCGGAGCCGGCGCGACCTTCGGCGTGAAGTACTCTCCGGTGAAGCGCGTCTCCTTCGGCGCGGCGTACGAGACGCGCAGCTGGTTCCAGGACTTCTCCTTCACGGTGCCCGAGCGCCCGAACCCGATGACGGGCGGCACCAACCCTGCCGGCACCGACGAGCTCGCCTTCGACCAGCCGCAGAGCGCCACCCTCGGCGTGGCCGTGACGCCGGTGGACGCGCTGCTCCTCGCCGTCGACGTGCAGTGGATCGACTGGTCGAGCACGATGGGCGACGGGCTCCCCCAGTACTCCAGCGACCCGATGGCCACCGGGGCGATGCCGTTCGACATGGGCTGGAGCGACCAGTGGGTCGTGAAGGTCGGCACGCAGGTGATGGCGACCCCGAAGCTCGCGCTCCGCGCCGGCTACAACTACGGCAAGATGCCGCTCGATCCCGACCGGGCGTTCGAGAACATGGCGTTCCCGGCCGTCTCCGAGCACCACGTGACCGCCGGCGCCGGCTACGTCTTCAGCGATCGCCTCAGCGCGAACGTCGCCGGGGTCTACGCGCTGAACGCCAGCATCGAGGGCGCGAACCCCGCGGAGCAGGGCATCTCCTCCTACTCGACGGAGATGTCGCAGCTCGCGGTCGACGTCGCCCTCTGCTACCGCTTCTAG